A part of Bacillota bacterium genomic DNA contains:
- the panB gene encoding 3-methyl-2-oxobutanoate hydroxymethyltransferase has translation MAKKTVLDFVDMKRKGEKITFLTAYDYPIASFAEKAGIDMLLVGDSLGMVVYGLPGTIPVTMDEMIIHARAVRRGAPNTFVIGDMPFMSYQSSTEKAVENAGRFMKEAQMDAIKLEGGRRVINQMKAIVDAGIPVMGHIGLTPQSSGQLGGFKAQGRTAEAARELILDAIAIQEAGAFAILLEAIPPEVGEAITKRLAIPVLGIGAGLHCDGQLLINGDMLGLVEAFTPKFVKKYANLAEIITGAISEYIRDVRGLAFPEEKHTYKMKEGEAEKLAEFLKSLDSR, from the coding sequence ATGGCGAAGAAGACCGTTCTCGACTTTGTGGACATGAAGCGAAAAGGAGAGAAGATCACTTTTCTCACGGCGTACGACTATCCCATCGCGTCGTTCGCTGAGAAGGCGGGCATCGACATGCTTCTCGTCGGCGACTCGCTCGGAATGGTCGTGTACGGGCTTCCGGGAACGATTCCTGTTACCATGGACGAGATGATCATCCATGCTCGTGCGGTCCGTAGGGGAGCGCCGAATACCTTTGTCATTGGCGACATGCCGTTCATGTCGTATCAGTCTTCGACGGAGAAAGCCGTGGAAAACGCAGGCCGGTTCATGAAGGAAGCTCAGATGGACGCCATCAAGCTTGAGGGCGGGAGGCGGGTCATAAACCAAATGAAGGCCATAGTCGACGCTGGTATCCCCGTGATGGGGCACATCGGCCTGACCCCGCAAAGCTCGGGCCAACTCGGCGGGTTCAAGGCGCAGGGACGGACGGCCGAGGCCGCTCGCGAACTCATCCTGGACGCCATCGCCATCCAGGAGGCAGGGGCGTTTGCAATACTCCTCGAGGCCATCCCGCCTGAGGTCGGGGAGGCGATAACGAAGAGACTCGCTATTCCCGTCCTCGGTATCGGCGCTGGACTGCATTGCGACGGTCAGCTTCTGATAAACGGTGACATGCTCGGGCTCGTGGAGGCGTTCACGCCTAAGTTTGTGAAGAAATACGCCAATCTTGCCGAGATCATCACGGGTGCCATATCCGAGTACATCCGCGATGTTAGGGGGCTTGCTTTCCCCGAGGAAAAGCACACCTACAAAATGAAGGAGGGTGAGGCGGAGAAACTTGCCGAGTTCCTGAAGTCCCTTGACAGCCGGTGA
- a CDS encoding TlpA family protein disulfide reductase, which yields MRTKRILLFIASLIIIGAVGYALTDRFGHHPGELSPSVEEGGLARGFILRTLDGGEASLEAYRGKAVVVVNFWATWCPPCRAEIPDLVDFYKAHEKDGVVILAVNLREPESQVRDFARSAGMVFPVLLDLSGDVANVYKVEAIPTTVVVDKSGVIRSRIVGATSREELESIVKPLL from the coding sequence GTGCGCACGAAACGGATCCTGCTTTTCATAGCCTCGCTCATCATCATCGGCGCCGTCGGCTACGCGCTAACGGACCGGTTCGGACACCATCCTGGCGAGCTGTCACCGTCGGTGGAGGAAGGCGGCCTCGCCCGGGGCTTCATACTGAGGACGCTTGACGGTGGGGAGGCCTCCTTGGAGGCGTATCGCGGTAAGGCCGTGGTAGTGGTGAATTTCTGGGCCACGTGGTGCCCGCCGTGCAGAGCTGAGATCCCGGACCTCGTCGACTTCTACAAAGCCCACGAAAAGGACGGCGTGGTGATCCTCGCGGTGAACCTTCGCGAGCCCGAGAGTCAGGTGCGCGACTTCGCGAGGAGTGCGGGCATGGTCTTCCCAGTGCTCTTGGACCTCTCTGGCGACGTGGCGAACGTTTACAAGGTCGAGGCCATACCTACGACCGTCGTCGTGGACAAGTCTGGCGTCATAAGGTCGCGCATCGTCGGGGCGACAAGCCGGGAGGAACTCGAAAGCATCGTCAAGCCGCTTCTGTGA